In Methylobacterium sp. WL1, the sequence CGCTCGGCCTCTCGGCTCGGCGGGCGCGACTTCGGCACCAACGCCGACCGGATCCGCGCCTATCTCGACGACGTCGCCAACCTCGCGCTGGCGGTGAAGTAGGGTCAGGCTGGCACGTAGGTCGCATCAAGCCGCGGCGGCCCGTCGCAGGCGACCAGCCCGCGCCCGACCAGATCCTCGAGATGGGCGAACACCGACAGGGCGGCCGCGCCCCGCAGCCGCGGATCGAGCCCCTGGTAGATCGCCGCCACCACCTCCGGGATGCGCGTGTCCCCGGCGACCAGCCGGGCCCGGATCGCCGCCTCCCGCTGGCGACGGTGGCCGATCAGGCAGCGGACGAGCCGCGCGGGCTCGCGGACCGGGCCGCCATGGCCGGGCCAGTAGATCGTCTCGCCGCGCCCGCGCAGCTTCTCCAGAGAGGCCATGTAGGCCCGCATCTCCCCGTCCGGGGGGGCGACGATCGTGGTGTTCCAGGCCATGACGTGGTCGCCCGAGAACAGGGCTTCCGCCTCGGGCAGCGCGAAGGCGAGGTGGTTCATCGTGTGGCCGGGGGTCTCCACGGCCACGAGGGTCCAGCCGGGACCGGATACGGCGTCGCCCTCCACCAGGATGCGCACCGGCGCGTGCGCCGCGTCCGAGCTGGCATCGAGCATCGGCGCCTCGCCCTCCGCCAGGGCGCGGGCGGCCCGGTGCGGGCCGCAGCCGACGATCGGCGCCGCGGTCCGGGCGGCCAGCAGGCGGGCGCCCGGCGAATGATCGCGATGGGTGTGGGTCACCACGATCGCCTCGACGCGCTCGGGGCCGAGGTCGTCCAGGAGCGCCGCGATGTGGCTGGGATCGTCAGGGCCGGGATCGATCACCGCCACGCGATCCTGGCCCACCACGTAGGTGCAGGTGCCGGTTGCCGTGAAGGGGCCGCCGTTCGGGGCGATCCGCCGCCGGATCAGCGGGGCTACGCGCTCCATGCGCCCGCTTTCGGGCAGGGACCGCTCGACACGCGGCCCGCTCTCGTCTTCGACCGTCATCGCCACCCCGTCCCGTGCCGGCGGTGGTTCTACGGCTGCGCGCGATCGCCGCGCAATCGGGCGCAGCGGCCAGGGGGCTTTCCCTGAGGACAACGGTCCCGGAGGGAGCCGTACCTCAGGGCATGCGGGACGTCAGCCCGCGCGGTGCGAACGCCCGGACCGGACGCGAACGGGGACCGGTACGGGGGCCGGCGCCACGCCGAGCCCAAGTGCGGCCGCGCGCGCCGCGTCGGCGGCACCATCGACAATCTCGGTGACACGCGCCGCCAGGGCGGCGAGCTTGGATCGAACGGCTCTCTTTGCAGCTTGCAGCATCTCGGATCCCGGTTCGGACCTAGTGACCTAACAGCGAACGCGACCGTCTGACTCCCGTTCCGTCACCCAATCGTCGCGGGGCGGTTCGCCAGCGAGACGAAACCGGTGGGCTTTGTCAAGTGCGCGGAACCAGAACCAAACCTTGGCGTTTTGGAGTCCAGAACGACGCGGCCGCCCGCGCCGGACCTTTCAAAGGATACGCACAATGCTCGGTTGGGCCGTAACTTTCCTCGTCGTGGCTCTGGTCGCCGCTCTGCTCGGTTTCGGTGGTATTGCCGGCACCGCCATGGAAGCTGCCAAGCTTGTGTTCTTCGTGGCGATCGTCCTGTTCGCGATCTCGGCCGTTGTCGGCCTGATGCGTGGCCGTTCCCCGACGCTTTAAAGCCATCGTAGAGGCCGGCGCTGGCGCCGGGCTGACGATGGACTTGGGAAAAGCCGCCGTCCCAAACGGCGGCTTTTTCATCGCGGCGACATCAGGATCCACAGGGTCCACCGGTGCCGCCCGAGCCTTCCAAGCTCAAGTCTTCCGTCGCTGAAGACTTCCACCGCTCAGGTTTTCTCGCGCTCACCGCCGTCCAGCTTGGCGATGAGTTCGGCAAACCGGTCGGGCACGGGTTGCAGGGCGACGGTATCGTACATCGCGCGCAACTGAGCGGCGATGCGGTTGCGGGTCTGGTCGCTCAGGCCGCTCCCGTCGGAGCGCGCACCAGCGGATGTCGCGATGCCCCGGGAAGCCCCGGATTGGCGCGCTTCGGACGGTGCCGTGGGTTCTGCGGCGGTGCCAGTATATGGATCGCCCGCATTGGGGGCTACATCCTTACCCTGATCCGCCATCCACACGCCCCTTATTGCCGAAGTCCGCTGGGCCGCATTGTACTGCGGCTCGACATACGCCATGGCTGCGGCTGCAACGCCCGCCCGCCGGATCGGTTCCGCTGGGGGCGGAACGGAGTGCGGGCCGCCGCGTTGGGCGGTAGGCTGCGCAGGATACAAGCCGGCCCCGGCACGGCCTCGGTCGCGGATCGAGGCATCGCGGCCGGGCAACACGGCGAGGCACAGGGGATCGAATGTCGACATCGCAACTCGTGGTACAGCACCTGCCGTACCTGCGCCGCTACGCTCGGGCGCTCACGGGGAGCCAAGTGGCGGGCGACGCCTATGTCGCGGCCACCCTGGAAACCCTCGTCAACGAGCCGGATACGCTCGGCCGCAGCACCAACATCAAGGCCGACCTGTTCCGGGTGTTCACCCGGATCTGGAACTCCCTGTCGGTGAACGGACGCAGCGAGCAGGTCCAGCACGACCTCCCCGCCGAAGTCCGCCTCGGCCAGATCACGCCGCTGCCGCGCCAGGCCTTCCTGCTCTCCTGCCTCGAAGGCTTCTCGGAAGAGGACGCCGCGATCATCCTGGCCGTGGACGTCTCCGAGGTCCGCGACCTGGTGGACGAGGCCGGCCGCGAGCTCGCCGCCGACATGGCCACCGAGATCCTCATCATCGAGGACGAGCCGCTGATCGCCATGGACCTCGAGGCCTTGGTGGAAGGCCTCGGCCACAACGTCATCGGTGTCGCCCGTACCCGCACCGAGGCGATCAAGATCGCCAGCGACGGCAAGCGTCCCGGCCTGATCCTGGCCGACATCCAGCTCGCCGACGGCTCCTCGGGCCTTGACGCGGTGAACGACCTGCTGAAAACCTTCGAAGTGCCGGTGATCTTCATCACCGCCTATCCGGAGCGCTTCCTTACGGGTGAGCGGCCCGAGCCGGCCTTCCTCATCGCCAAGCCGTTCCAGCCGGCGAACGTCTCCGCGGTGATCAGCCAGGCGCTGTTCTTCCAGCAGACGGCGCGCCGCCGGGAAGCCAAGTCGGCGTGACCACGAAAGTCGGTTCTCTGCAGTAACCGGGGGCGGTCCGCCGTCTCCGGGCTCGGCCCGAAGGACTGTCCCGAACAAGCCCCGGCGAAAGCCGGGGTTTTTGTTTGCAGTGTCCCTCGCGATGCCCCTGACCTGCGGCGCGCAAAAAAACGGGCTGGAGATGGCTCCAGCCCGTCGAAGAGGTTCCGGCCGATGCACAAGGGGAATGCGGGGAGGACCAGGTGGCCGGGTGTCGTGAGAACGAGCGCCGGGCCGGGAGGTTCCGGACAATGCGCTTTTTAAGCGAGCGTGACTTTTTCCGCACAGGGGACGGTTGTGGATGACGCCGGTGCGCCGTCGCACCAACGGCTTGAACGCGAACGAATACTCAGTGCCCACAGGGACGGGATAGTTGTGGAACCTGCAATTGCACGCCGCGTTGTGGAAACATCCTGTCAAGCTCTCATGATGAGGTCGGGGCGATGCTGCGGTCGGGTTTCATTCTGGGCGTGAGTGCTCCCGCGGCTCTTCTCACCGTGCTGATTCAGCCGGTGGTGCGTGAGACCGCCGACCGCTGGACGCCGCCGGTGCTGACCGCGGCGGCCGCCGTTCAGGCGCCGCTTCCCGGCATGCGCCCGGCCTCCCTGGCTCTCAGCCCGACTCGGGTCGCCGGGGTACAGCGCGTCGACAGCCGTTCGGGCTCGGTCGCCGAGGAGGGGCAGGAAATCGGCATCCGGCCGCTCCTGAAGCAGCCGCAGCAGCCGCGCCGTCTGGTCCGCGAGGGGTGCGAGACCGCGCTCAGCTCCCTGGTCGGACCCGAGGCCCGCCGCATGATTCCGGGTCGCTGCATTTCCTGATAGCCCGGCTGGTCCTCTTCCAGACACCAGAAAGCCCCGTCCGTCCGGCGGGGCTTTCTGGTGTCTGGGCCGCAGTGTGAGTTCCCGCGATGACGTGAGCCGGTCGGTCAAAAAAAGACGGCGCCGGTCCAGGGGACACGGCGCCGTTACGCGACTCGTTCGGTCCGGTGCGTCACTCGGCGCGGCCGGTCCCCGTGGACTGCCCACCCTTGCGACCGGCCGTCGAGGCCAGTTCGCGGTCCTGCGAGAAGGAGCGCTTCTCGGCCGGCACGCTGCGTCCGCCCTTGCTGGCGATCTCGCGCTGCCGCGACAGGTCCATCGAGGCAAAGCCCCGCTTCGAGGTTGAATTTCCGGATGCCATCAGTTCCTCCTCAGGCTTCGCTTCACCCCGCAACAACCTTCAGCAATAACCAAGGTTCCTGTCATGAGACGTGGTCAAGTTTGGCAAAGCTAAGCTTGGCGGCAACCGCGGGCTGAGTGCGGCGTTGGTCCCCGGTTGATCTGCGCGTTTCTCCGCAGGCGCCCGCTGCCGACCGGCCCAAGGCCGGCCTACTCTCGCGCGGCCGCGCCCGGATCCCGCGATGCAGGCTCATGAAGAGAGGTTTCCGCCAGTGACGAACCGCAACATGGTCAAGGACGCGGCCGGATCCGAGCCGGCCGTGAAGCCGAATACGCCGCCGCTCCCGCCGATGCCGGCCCCTGAGGATTCGCCGACGCCGACCACCCGCGAGGAGCCGATCGATTCGCCGCACCTCAACGCCAGCCTGAAGCGTGAGGCGCCGGCACCGGGCGAGCAGGGGCTTTCGACGAAGCGCTGAGGCGCCGCCCGTCAGCCGGGCCCCGCCCGCGTCCTGCGAGACAGGCCGAACACCAGCAGGCCGATCCCCAAGATCGTGGCAAGGCCGGCCACGGTCAGGATGCGCTGGACCAGCGGCGTGTAGAGGCCGCGTGCGGCATCGTAGCCGTAGCACAGCAGCGCCAGACGGTCGGCCAGGCCGCCGACCCGCCCCTCGCCGGCCTCCGTCAGGGCGAGCCGGAGGTCCCGGCCGGTCAGCGCCAGGGGCGAGAGCACCCGCGCCACCCGGCCGTCGCCGGTCAGCAGCATCGCGGCGGCGGGATGGGCGAAGCTGTCGGTCCCGGGATCGTAGACGGCCGTGTAACCCAGTGCTCCGGTCAGCCGGGCGAGGGCGGCATCGGTGACGAGCAAGGGCGTGACGCCGGCCCCACGCGGTCCGAGCGTCTCGTCCAGCATGCGACGCGCGGCCGCGGCGTCGTCGCGGGGATCGATCCCGACGAGCACCCACGCGTACTGGTCCGTGGGGAGGCCGGTCGCCACCAACGCATCTGCAGCCATCGACACCATCGGGTCGCAGACGTTCCCGCAGGTGTAATCCACCGGCAACAGGAGGGTGGCGCGCCCGCCCAGCGCCTCTCCCAGCGTTGTGGTGCGCCCGGTCCGCGCGTCCGTCACCGGTACGGAGAGCGGCGCCTGGGCGCCGGGCGCAGGGGCAGCCGCCACCCGGGCGAGGTCCGCCTGAACCAGGCGCGCCTGGGCGGTCCCGGGATTCGCCAGGCCAGCGCATGCAATCGTCAGTAGGCTGACGATCAGGTACTGAACCGTGCGGATTGCGTCGGGCCTGGGACTGGACAAGGGCTTGATGAACCGCATGGATATGTCGTCGGCCGGTCCGGCCCTCTCAGTACCACCCATGCCCGCGAGGGCGTGACACCCGTCGCGGAGCCAGTGCATGACCCTCGACACCGAGGTTTCCTCCCTGCGGCAGGTGCCGCTGTTCCGCGAGGTGGAGCCGGCCCGCCTGAAGCTTCTGGCCTTCACCAGCGAGCGCGTGCATTTCGAGCCGGGCCAACGCTTCTTCGCTCGGGGCGACGTGGCCGACGCCGCCTACGTGATCCTCATGGGCAGCGCCGAGGTGAGCATCGACGGGCCGGCCGGCCCGGTCCGGCTGGCGCTGCTCGGGCAGGACGCCCTGGTCGGCGAGATGGGCATCCTGGCCGACCAGCCCCGCTCCGCCACGGTGACGGCGGAGACGGCGGTGACGGCGTTGCGGATCGACCGCGGCGTGTTCCTGGAGCTGCTGGCGCAGTTTCCCCAGATCAGCATTGCGCTGATGCGGGTGCTGGCGCTGCGGCTGGAGCAGACCAACCAGGCGCTCGCTGAGAGTCGGGGCTGACCTCACGCGGTCGGATAGGTGATGAATTCCAGGAGCGAGCCGTCCGGGTCGCGGAAGTAGACGCTGAGGCCGAGGCCTGCCGCGCCGTGACGCTCGACCGGGCCCAGCTCCACCGGCACGCCGGCCGCCTCGAGATGCGCCATCGCGGCCTCGATCGTGCCCGACCAGCGGAAGCACAGATCGCTGTTCCCCGGGAGCACGGGTTGCGCCGCCACCGGCTCCGCCTTCACGCCCGGCCCGTGGCAATTGAGCTGCACGCCGCCGAACCGGTAGGCGAAGCCGCTCCCGCGCTCGATCACCTCGGCGCCGACCACGTCGCGGTAGAAGGCGTTGGACCGCGACCAGTCGGTGACGTGGATCACGCAATGGTCGAGGTGGATGGCCGGGCGCAGAAGGTCCCCGGGGACGACCGCCGCGTCGGTCGCAAGCGTCTCGGTCTCGGCCATGTCGTGCCTCCGCGGATGCCGGATCTCGGGGGCGCCGTCGTCGCCCAGGAACCGGCAGCGACCGTTTGAAGGCCGTACCGGTCCGCGATCTTCCGCGCCGAATTAGGGCGCAACCATGGCCGTGGCAGTGGGCGCTCGCGCGTCCGTGCGGCGCAAAAGCTACATCGTCGCAGACGGGGAGACGGTAGGCATAGCGCCCTGGACCGTATCCCGCATGTCAGGACCCATGATCGCATCCCACCTGTCGGCCTGGAGCCGAATTCGCCGGCTCCTGCTCTCGCGAATTCTGCTCGCCGTGGTGGCGATCGCGCCGCTGGCCGCCTGCCAGACCCGCCCGTCCCAGCTCGCACAGGACGATGAATCGGCCTGGTACATCGGGACGAAGGCCGACAAGCCGTTCGACATCCCGCTGGTCGACACCGCCCGCCTCGATCCGAAGTACCGCCGCCAGCAGGTGAGCTACAACGGTCCGGAGAAGCCCGGCACGATCCTGGTCGACATCGACCAGCGCCAGCTCCTCCTGGTCCAGGCCGACGGCACCGCGATGCAGTACGGCGTCGGCGTCGGCAAGGCCGGCTTCTCCTGGAAGGGTGAGGCGCGCGTCGGCCGCAAGGGCGTCTGGCCGGATTGGAGCCCGACCGTCACGATGGTCTCGCTCAACCCCGACCTGCCCCGCACCCGCAAGGGCGGCGTCGACAACCCGCTGGGCGCCCGGGCCCTGTACCTCTACCAGGGCAACCGCGACATCCTGTTCCGGATCCACGGAACCAACGAGCCCTGGAGCATCGGCGAGCAGATGTCGTCGGGCTGCGTCCGGATGCTCAACGAGGACATCGCCGACCTCTACGAGCGCGTCCCGGTCGGCACCCGGGTCCTGGTCAAGCGGAGCGGCAAGTACCGGACTTGACGTTCGGTTCGCCGGATTCCGGTCCCATACCGTCGCGGATGTCGGTGGATCGCCGGCTCGATGCCCGTCCCTGCGCGTGAAATGTGGAAGCTGAGGGGCAACGCTTTCGCAATCTCTTCGCGTAACGG encodes:
- a CDS encoding DUF1328 domain-containing protein, whose amino-acid sequence is MLGWAVTFLVVALVAALLGFGGIAGTAMEAAKLVFFVAIVLFAISAVVGLMRGRSPTL
- a CDS encoding electron transporter is translated as MRFIKPLSSPRPDAIRTVQYLIVSLLTIACAGLANPGTAQARLVQADLARVAAAPAPGAQAPLSVPVTDARTGRTTTLGEALGGRATLLLPVDYTCGNVCDPMVSMAADALVATGLPTDQYAWVLVGIDPRDDAAAARRMLDETLGPRGAGVTPLLVTDAALARLTGALGYTAVYDPGTDSFAHPAAAMLLTGDGRVARVLSPLALTGRDLRLALTEAGEGRVGGLADRLALLCYGYDAARGLYTPLVQRILTVAGLATILGIGLLVFGLSRRTRAGPG
- a CDS encoding NepR family anti-sigma factor — encoded protein: MAYVEPQYNAAQRTSAIRGVWMADQGKDVAPNAGDPYTGTAAEPTAPSEARQSGASRGIATSAGARSDGSGLSDQTRNRIAAQLRAMYDTVALQPVPDRFAELIAKLDGGEREKT
- a CDS encoding KGG domain-containing protein, yielding MASGNSTSKRGFASMDLSRQREIASKGGRSVPAEKRSFSQDRELASTAGRKGGQSTGTGRAE
- a CDS encoding MBL fold metallo-hydrolase, which encodes MTVEDESGPRVERSLPESGRMERVAPLIRRRIAPNGGPFTATGTCTYVVGQDRVAVIDPGPDDPSHIAALLDDLGPERVEAIVVTHTHRDHSPGARLLAARTAAPIVGCGPHRAARALAEGEAPMLDASSDAAHAPVRILVEGDAVSGPGWTLVAVETPGHTMNHLAFALPEAEALFSGDHVMAWNTTIVAPPDGEMRAYMASLEKLRGRGETIYWPGHGGPVREPARLVRCLIGHRRQREAAIRARLVAGDTRIPEVVAAIYQGLDPRLRGAAALSVFAHLEDLVGRGLVACDGPPRLDATYVPA
- a CDS encoding response regulator, whose translation is MSTSQLVVQHLPYLRRYARALTGSQVAGDAYVAATLETLVNEPDTLGRSTNIKADLFRVFTRIWNSLSVNGRSEQVQHDLPAEVRLGQITPLPRQAFLLSCLEGFSEEDAAIILAVDVSEVRDLVDEAGRELAADMATEILIIEDEPLIAMDLEALVEGLGHNVIGVARTRTEAIKIASDGKRPGLILADIQLADGSSGLDAVNDLLKTFEVPVIFITAYPERFLTGERPEPAFLIAKPFQPANVSAVISQALFFQQTARRREAKSA
- a CDS encoding Crp/Fnr family transcriptional regulator gives rise to the protein MTLDTEVSSLRQVPLFREVEPARLKLLAFTSERVHFEPGQRFFARGDVADAAYVILMGSAEVSIDGPAGPVRLALLGQDALVGEMGILADQPRSATVTAETAVTALRIDRGVFLELLAQFPQISIALMRVLALRLEQTNQALAESRG
- a CDS encoding L,D-transpeptidase; translated protein: MIASHLSAWSRIRRLLLSRILLAVVAIAPLAACQTRPSQLAQDDESAWYIGTKADKPFDIPLVDTARLDPKYRRQQVSYNGPEKPGTILVDIDQRQLLLVQADGTAMQYGVGVGKAGFSWKGEARVGRKGVWPDWSPTVTMVSLNPDLPRTRKGGVDNPLGARALYLYQGNRDILFRIHGTNEPWSIGEQMSSGCVRMLNEDIADLYERVPVGTRVLVKRSGKYRT
- a CDS encoding VOC family protein, which produces MAETETLATDAAVVPGDLLRPAIHLDHCVIHVTDWSRSNAFYRDVVGAEVIERGSGFAYRFGGVQLNCHGPGVKAEPVAAQPVLPGNSDLCFRWSGTIEAAMAHLEAAGVPVELGPVERHGAAGLGLSVYFRDPDGSLLEFITYPTA